CTTTTTGCGGGGCAGCCGCGGCAGGCTGGCCGGGGAAAGTCTCTCCGTGACGTCCTGGCCGTTGAGGCTGGCTTTGCCATCAGCCAGCCTCAGCACATCGCCAAAGGCCAGGCTTCCCTTGAACGTCATGTACTCCCCGGTGTCCACGTTCGTGATGGTCGGGTCGGTGACCCGGGCCCCCGGCGTCTCCACCGTCATGGTGATGGCCAGCGTCGCATCGTCTATGTTCCGGGGATTGACCGACCACTCGTTGTTCGCGCTGGCCTTCCACGTCTGCTTTAGCTGTGTCGGCGGGTTCTCGAGGATCTCGATGGGATGGTCCGCCGGGAGGCCGAGCGCGATCCGGGTCATCATCCGCAGGGACCCCAGCGTGCCGCCGCCCCGGTAGCTGATGATGGACGTCTTTAGCCGCCCGCGGAAGTCCATGTCCGATTCCCCCGCCTTCCGCCTCACGCTGTAGACGCCGCCCAGCCGGTCGAGTTCTTCGCCCGAGGCGGTGTCCACCCAGTGGGACGCCATGATCGAGCCGAAATCCTTCTCGGTCTCGTCCATCGTCTTGCCGACGGCCTTGATGACCCCGGCGATCGCCGTCTGGCCGTTCCAGGTCAGGTAGAAGTGCGGCAGCCGCTCGCCGATGGTATCCGCCCGGGACATGGTCAGGCCTCCAGGAAGACCTCGACGGTGCGGTATTCGCCCCGCTCGTCCTCCCTGATGTGCACGTTATCCTTCTTATCGTTGATCGTGACCTCGCGGGCATCTATCACGCCCGCGACGCTCAGCGCCGCCTCGATGATCCGGCTGATCATGACGTCGTCGCCGATGTTCAGCGTTCCCAGGTAGTTCCGCACCGCCAGATCCACCCTGGCCCTCGCGTCCGCCGTGTCGACCCCTTTCTCGACGGCCACCATCAGGCGAATATCCAGCATCACGGTGGTCGGGCGCTTGAACTCGACGTGGATGCCGGCGGAGCGGGTATCGTCGATGATGCGCTCTATCTCCCGGGGGTCGCCGCCACTGGCGATGATCTGGATGATCCCGGGCACGCCGTCGGGCTGGTCGATGATCACGACCTCGCCCATGACGCCCTCGACACCCTGCACCGCGGACTTCAACGACCTCAGGGTGGCCTTTCCGGCCTTTTCCAGGGCACGCTTGGCCCGTTCCCGGAGGTCCGCGTCGCTCTCCACGTCGGAACCGCTGAGGATATCGTGCTTATTGATCACGAACTCGATGCCAGGGACAGGCTTGGGCATCACGTTGATGCTGCCCAGGAAAACGTTTCCTTCCCGGCCAGGCACGAGGGCGACCACGGGCACTTCGACCTCCCAGCGGCCCTCCGCGTTCCTGTCCAGCGTGACGTCCCGGGTGGTCCGGAAGGATTTCACGTTTGCGGGATTCCGGGAGTACGTGGATACCGTGGTGCCGGAGGGTATGGCGATCTTCTCGTAAACCGAGTAGTCCACGTAATAGACCGAGCCGGGGTTGGGGTGCCTGCCCCCGGGCATCCACGCGATCGCATCGCCCATAAGCCTGTAGTCCGTGCCCTCGGTAAATCGTATGCGAGAGCCATCGACCTCGCCGTCGACGCTCTTGATCCCCTCGACAAGGCCGCTCTTTAGCTGGTACTTGCCTTTGCCGTCGAAGATGAGGGCTTCCTTGGGCGCCTCAGTCAGGCCCGGCTCCTTGTTCCGGCCGAAGGTGACCTCCCCCGCCGCGAAGCCGGCCGGCTTACGCGTGATGCCGAGGAGCGCGACGACGAGGTCCAGGGCCTTGCCGGAGGCCGTATCGATATACGAGGAGTTGTACACCTGGTTCATCTGGGCGTACAGAAAGTCCAGCTCGATGGCGATGGACTCTACGATGTTTCGGGTCACGCTGCCGGGGTTCACGTCGGTGATGCCGGTCGGCACGTCGATTGTATAATAAACCGTGAATGGAGTATGATTATCGGGCCGGGTCTTATCGAGCCATTCGATCGAGTTCTCGGAGAACGTGAAGTCGATGCCCTTTGTGAAGAGGAATCGGGCGCCGTTCACGGTCCCCTCGACCTTCACGATGCCCTGCGCCCCGGGATATTCCAGGCGATACTTCGGCCTGACCGCCACGTACTCGAACTTCTCGTTCACGATCCCCCGGGTAATCTGCGAGAGGATGGAGTCCACGATATCGTTGTAAGACTTACGGACGAAGGTCATCAGCTCATCTCCAGGTAAAAGGGGAATATGAGGTTCATCGGGATATTGCTCTTGATCGGAACAACGGTTATGTCCAGCACCACGCCATTCGGGTTGCCGCCCTGCGGACTGACCGTTATTTCCACGATCTCCCTCACTCGCGGCTCCTGCTTGACGCATTCCTTGGCATAGAGCCTCACCAGGTCCCGCGTTTCCTGGTTATTCGGCCGACCGATCAGCTCGTGCAGCCTGGAGCCATACCAGGGATGTCCCAGGCTCGCCAGCTCGCCCCTTCGGGTGAGAAGGCGCTGCAGGAGGGCCTGCCCCAGGTTCTCGCGGCCCGAGATCGTCTGGATGTCGCCCTTCCGGTTGACGGAGAGGTCGGCGCCCATGCCGACATAGTCCGTGCTCGTCTCCAGGTTGAGCCTGATATCGCTTCCGTATAATTCCGCGTCTGACATACTACATCATACCCCGTTATCCAATCATTACCGTCGGGCAGCCGACCGTGATCGAGTTCGGCCCGCCCGCCTCTGTGATCATGTCTCCCATGCGGGCCGCCGGCGCGCCCCCGATCATGACGGTGGCGCTTCCCATGGCCACGACGCCGCCCACGTGGGGTGAGGGGCCATTCGACAGCGGGCATACGTGGTTATCCACCCCCGCTCGCCACGCCGGCATGCCGCCGATCAGCACGGTCGGGCACCCGGGCCCCGGGCCCAGGGGCGTCCCGTGGCTCGTCATGTCGCCCACCCTTGCCGCCATCTGTCCCATCCGCACACCTCAGTTGATATTGACCATGGAGCCCTTGAGCGCCATCATGCCGCTCGCCTGCACGTTCGCGTTCCCGCCCGACTCGATCTTAAGGTCGCTGCCGGCCTTCAGCCCGAGCGACGCCTGGCTCTCCAGGGTTATGTTTTGCGCCGAGAGCTTCATATCCTTCTGCGCCGTGATAGTCACGTTCGCGTTGGACTGGACTTCCACGTCGCCGTCGTGCTGTATGCTCACCGTCGTCTGGCCCATCTCGAGCTTGAGCCCGTCGTCTGTCAGGGTCATCGTGATGTCGTTGGGGAATTTGAGGTACAGCCGCTTCCGGTTACTATCCGTTCCATCGGGAGACTCATAGATGATGTCCCCTGCGTCGTTCACCGGGGGCCGTTGATCGTCGTTATACAGGCTGCCCAGGATGACCGGCGAGTTCACGCT
This portion of the Methanocella sp. genome encodes:
- a CDS encoding baseplate J/gp47 family protein produces the protein MTFVRKSYNDIVDSILSQITRGIVNEKFEYVAVRPKYRLEYPGAQGIVKVEGTVNGARFLFTKGIDFTFSENSIEWLDKTRPDNHTPFTVYYTIDVPTGITDVNPGSVTRNIVESIAIELDFLYAQMNQVYNSSYIDTASGKALDLVVALLGITRKPAGFAAGEVTFGRNKEPGLTEAPKEALIFDGKGKYQLKSGLVEGIKSVDGEVDGSRIRFTEGTDYRLMGDAIAWMPGGRHPNPGSVYYVDYSVYEKIAIPSGTTVSTYSRNPANVKSFRTTRDVTLDRNAEGRWEVEVPVVALVPGREGNVFLGSINVMPKPVPGIEFVINKHDILSGSDVESDADLRERAKRALEKAGKATLRSLKSAVQGVEGVMGEVVIIDQPDGVPGIIQIIASGGDPREIERIIDDTRSAGIHVEFKRPTTVMLDIRLMVAVEKGVDTADARARVDLAVRNYLGTLNIGDDVMISRIIEAALSVAGVIDAREVTINDKKDNVHIREDERGEYRTVEVFLEA
- a CDS encoding GPW/gp25 family protein, whose product is MSDAELYGSDIRLNLETSTDYVGMGADLSVNRKGDIQTISGRENLGQALLQRLLTRRGELASLGHPWYGSRLHELIGRPNNQETRDLVRLYAKECVKQEPRVREIVEITVSPQGGNPNGVVLDITVVPIKSNIPMNLIFPFYLEMS
- a CDS encoding PAAR domain-containing protein — translated: MGQMAARVGDMTSHGTPLGPGPGCPTVLIGGMPAWRAGVDNHVCPLSNGPSPHVGGVVAMGSATVMIGGAPAARMGDMITEAGGPNSITVGCPTVMIG
- a CDS encoding phage baseplate assembly protein V; this translates as MYYNQAERLDSPVMAIKKIAEDEVRKQRTLELAQVTSIYPHSSGSDNDNYACDVKLKNGDNELRKVPVVTPHAGFAHVPNIGDLVLIGYIGGSVNSPVILGSLYNDDQRPPVNDAGDIIYESPDGTDSNRKRLYLKFPNDITMTLTDDGLKLEMGQTTVSIQHDGDVEVQSNANVTITAQKDMKLSAQNITLESQASLGLKAGSDLKIESGGNANVQASGMMALKGSMVNIN